The following nucleotide sequence is from Anguilla rostrata isolate EN2019 chromosome 3, ASM1855537v3, whole genome shotgun sequence.
CATCAGTAGAATAGGGTGAGCGGGTTCTTGGCACCCGTCCTCATCATGCGATGCCTCTctccttatcttttttttttgtctctcaaTCTCTCGCTTtatcttcctctcccctctccctttttgtttcagttcagATGGAGCTTCATGGGTCACAAGTCGAATTGTGTTGCCATAGCGGCAGTAAACTGTGTTCACATACGCAGAAATAATGACAGTGCAGACAACAGTTGCATACAGTAAATAATTATGTGATTATGTGGTtatactctctccctctctctcactatcgCAGATTTGGGTCATGGCTTTCTCCATTACGTTTGTGTTCATCGTCACGCTCTCCGTCTTCCCTGCGGTCACGGTGGACGTGAAGTCTGAGTTCAGCGGGAGGTGGGGTAGGTCGGTCCGCTATGACGCCCATTTTAATAACAGTTGGTGTCCGAGCAGCTCCCCTTATAAATGGCCGCCATTTTGGATAGTGATGGGGCCTGGCGTAGAGGCCCCGCCCATCAGCCCAAAACCTCATACTTTCTTCTACTGAGGGGAAAAACTGCCAACCAGaggatttttctgttttttccccgcctttttattttgaagattGCACTCTTAGATTGCGGATTTTCTGCTTCCgccattttaattacagtggTCCTTGAGAAGCTCCCATTGCAAATGGCTGCTCCTGGATTAGTGATGCCTGCCCTGTAGAGGTGCAACTGGATGGTGCTGATGGGATTTGTTTTctcctgtccgtctgtctgtctgtcctctacTGTTCTCTGCCTGACTTTCTCCTACCCCCCTCTCCAGAGATCTACTTCGTCCCAGTGTGCTGTTTCCTGAACTTCAACATAATGGACTGGCTGAGCAGGACGGCCACGTCGGTGATtcagtgggtgagtgtgtgtgctgtgctgtgtggtgacGACGACGCCTTTCTTATGGCTGTCCGTCTGGGGGGAAGGGCTGCTCCTTCAcaggaacagagccttaacaggtaCCCCACGCAAAAGCCCCCTACTAATCTGCCTTATGACACCTACCTTTGTCTGCAGTACACATCAGTCAAACTCAAGAACTGTGTTCTGAATTTGTCCTTCTTTTTGATGGATTATTGTGTGTGGGCTGTAGAACTTCCGTCTTAGAATTCCACCGATACGGAATTCTCTGCAAATCCACCTCTCTGGAAGAGGACTGCAGTTGCTTGTGCTAATATTTCTATTGAGCCCCCCATCTCAGTCTCTTACTCCctctaccccctctctccctctcctcctccccagccCGCTAAGGAGAGTGTCCAGGAAGAGGACTGCAGTTCCTCATGCTAATATTTCTACTGACCCTCCATCTCATTCTCTTActccctctacccctctctccctctcctcctccccagccCGCTAAGGAGAGTGTCCTGGTCCCGATCCTGGTGGTGGCGCGCTTGGTCTTCATTCCGCTGATCATGCTGTGCAACGTGCAGTACCGCTCTCACCTGCCCGTGGTCTTCCCCCACGATGCCGCCTTCGCCGTCATCATGAtgctcttctccttctccagcggATACTTCGTCTGTCTGACCATGTCCTACGCACCCATGTGAGTGTCCCCAAAGGCCCTCcgtcccttccccccccacagcgACAGCGGCCCCCTTCCTCACTCGCACAAAAGACTCCCTTAACCAGGATGTTGAGTAATTTCACTCCCCCACTCCTTAAATCCAATGGTATACCACAAATATTGTGTCGAGCAAGGGTTTTATTACCTTATTACTTCATCAGCAAAAGGCCAGGGCCAATGAGGAGGCAGCATGTCCTGGTTGACGAGCATGGCCACTACAATACTCCAATCACTCGACTTGTACCCTGAATGTCATagccattcacacactcactctctcatactcttgcccatctctctctctccctctctcattctctctcttctctctctccctccctctctctctcctcctctccctccctctttctctctcttgctctctccctctctgtctccccctctcttgctctttccctctctctctctcttctctctctctctctctctccccctctccctccctctctcttcctccctccccctctcactctccctctctcattctctcttttctctctccctccctctcttttctgtctctctcctcctctccctccctctttctctctcttgctctctccctccctctcttctctctctcctcctctccctccctctttctctctcttgctctctccctcgctctctctctctctctctctctcccccaggctGGTGGAGCCCAAAGACGCGGAGACGGCTGGCGCCCTCATGACCTTCTTCCTGGCACTGGGGCTGTCCCTGGGAGCCGGCCTGTCCTTCCCCCTGCGGGCCCTGGTGTAGAGTCCCCGCCCCTCAGCCCAAAAACAGCACGCTCCCCTCCACAGAGGAAGGAAACTCTCTGACTGACATCCAAAAACTattcccccctccgcccccccccccatttttggctggactgcaacagcggggccagccctataaacgcgaatgtctgtgactgagtcactgagtgatctGCCTgagtgaagttacaccattggtcggccgagttatgaagtcacaccattggtcggccggatcacgtgtgctaggtccagccatgtacttggttttgacctggtcttgtttatctTAAAGAATCGCATCAGCAGAGATGCTGTTTATTTCCAGCGTCGGTCCTCAGAAGGGAGTGTGTACTCACAGAATAGTCACCCTTACAGAGGAGCAGCTCTGTGGAGAGGTCTGTCATTGGCGGACTGCACAGGGACATACAGGTCTGCTCCACAGCCGCCAGGTCACTGtggaaattgtatttattttgtgtgtctgtcactAATTCTGAGCCCAGGGACATCTGTATATACTGTTCCTCTCAGCCTATggtgtagtttaaaaaaaaattataattgagTAATATTTATCATAATTGGGACCCGTCACAAATCGAAAACGGCCGTTGCCTCAGTTGAATCCGTTCGACGCACAGTTCTGGTGTTTTATGTCTTTGTAAACCGCGGAATGCAGAAAGAATCTGTTCCTTCACACAGAATGCCACtcgtaggaaaaaaaaaaaaaacgaaaatggCTGGTTTGCGTCTTGTGGAGACCCCTTTAGCATGAATGAGCGCTCGAGGTGACTGACACGGGGCGGATCGGAAtcgggagtttttttttccggaaggCGTTCGGAGAGTTCTCCTGGTCCTGGTAAATGCCTCGAGTCACGGATTGGTTCGACGGTTTGGGTAAAATATTTCGCTTTGAGGCGGTGTTAAATCGTCAAATTTATTATCACGACCTTCACATGCAGCGCGAAATTTGTTCTGTACATCGGGCCTTAGTAGCCTTGGCCAAATTTACCGTGTTCAGTCCCATGTCGGGTTAGAATTGTTGTGAGAACGTTATGTCAAAGATGAGGACAATTTGGGAAAAACTGGCCAGACTTTATATAGTTACACTATAAACCACACAAGGTTCAAGGTTTGAATGGTGAATGAAACACTGCTATGTCTTATCTATTGCATTTAAACTCCTGCAGTGTTAATGGCAAAGACAGGCAAAACCGTAAGCTAGGCTAAGGTGCCTCGGTACGGCTGTAGGCAAACCAGAAAACGCAATGCAGCTTACAGTGAAGCCAGGATTATGTTTCGTGAAAGATCGTCAACCCGTGagattttttttgaagtgctaGATTAAACGAGTATAGCGTAAATGGGACAAGTTCATTAACCGTCTCATTTTCCAGAGATGCAAGCGATGGGGAATTAGCCAGGTTTGACCTTTTAGAATTCAATGCCGTTTAAGACGacagcgtgcgtgtgtatgtgtgtgtgtgagtgatacaGAAAGCCAGTGTCCCAGTATTTGAGGCTTTCTGTCAGAATGATGCATCTGCACAAACTGTGGAGTTGATTAGTTGTAATAATGGAACCAACCCAGGACCTGTAATCTTCAGCCGTCTAAAGAGTGACTTTTGAACGAGGTTGTATCCTTGCCCATTGCAATGAGTTTTGTGATGTAACCTAGGGCAAGGGATATGTTCTGCTGGTACATATGCAACGTTCTGCAGAACATTTACTGTAGTAAATTTTGTTAAAACGATGTTAAAACAGCATTActtgaatgtgtgtttttttttgtaaggaagGTTGTTTACCATTTGATCTACATAAACAATGAATTCACAGTTTGTCACAGCACAAGCGCAGTAATTGTGatgtaaatggaaaaagtaaATGTCTCCCTTAATTTGACTGTTTTCCTTCAGTTTTTGTCTTGGGTCAGATTCTTATTACCAGACAGGTCGTCACactgtacatgtgagtgtgacTAGCCTTTATGTGTGTCAGAGGGGCCAAATTTACAGCCTGTGTATGACTTAGAAACCTGACACATCCAGTTGTCATTATAATTGTACAGTtattactgtacaaaaaaaaatcctacacAAAGTTTATTCCCCAAGTTATTTATTGAAAACCCAGCATTCTGTCTTTGTTACCTGTTCTTTTGTacagatggggtgggggggggggtaatgtgaCCGAACACTGAACCGGTACGAGTAACTGGGGTGTACACATCCTGTCTTGAGGAAAAAAGCTTTACCCAGAAACCCTCTCTGGTGTGAAAACGGAAAGATGGCTCGGTGCAattacacacttcctgtttaaatgGGGCGTGGTCACTCGCAGGCGAGGGTGGAACggggatggatgggggggggggggggggagggtttggcAGTGTGGTAAAAAGCAGTGAgcgatgggggtgggggtgggggggtgtttcctcaaaaaaatcacaagttgCTTCAGGTCTTGTGTTGTCCTGCGGCATGGACTGCAGAAGTCTCACTCATccacacgtctctctctctctctctctctctcgcactcccGCTCACTCTTCACCGCTTCTTTGGAGGGGTGGCTGTGCGGGGTGGGGTGACGGGCCGCCCAGAATTCATGCCCCCGTATTGGTACTTGGCCTTCTTCTCCGAGGGCTTCAGGATCTAGGAGACCGAGGTGTACAGGgtgaattttgaagaaaagaaaaaaaaaaaacattccagaaaacctactcATCAAAAGGGTTAATCTCGTGTGCGTGTACACGCGTGCGCGCGTTACCTGGAAGGAGCACATGAGCGTCTCGTCCACGCTCATCATGCCCCCCGCGTTGTCAAACTCCCCGCAGTAGTTGGGGGCGGAGAATAAGGTGACCAGCTGCCTCTTGGCGAAAAACTCGTAGCCGTCCTCCACCACCTGGGTGAGCGGGAGATTGTACATTCAGTGTGTTTAAATggactggtaaatggtaaatgtgtTTACTGTGCTTTAAAAGTGTGTTTAAAGCATAGAGTGTGTACTTGGCGTGTCAGTGCATCTCGGTGTGGAGCGAGTACCTGAAATTCAGTGTGTTTACAGAGTGCGTATGTAGCTCTGTCAAATTGTCAGTGTGTTTAAAGTGTACTGTCCGTGTGTTTAAAGTAGCGGGTGTACCCACAGTGTAAACTGTGTAGTTGCGCAGCATGTATAGAGTATACACCCGTGGTTGCAGTGTGTGCAGCAGTGGTGTGTTCAGGGCGTCCGGACGCAGGGCGTGCAGAGcgcactgcagtgtgtgcagcagTGGTGTGTTCAGGGCGTCCGGACGCAGGGCGTGCAGACGCAGGGCGCGCAGAGCGGCCGCACCTGGTGCGCCCTGCAGATGAGGTCCAGGTCGTGCCGGTTGAGGAACTTGCTGACCACGTCGGCGCCGAAAGTGAAGGAGACGCCGCGGTCGTTCTCCCCCCAGCCCTGGACGTCCTTATCTGGGTCTGACCACAGCAGGTCGCACAGTAAccctgtgggggaggggagggggagagggggaggaagtggACTGGTTCATCATCAATGTAATTATATGAATTGTaactatattacattacaggcatttagcagacgctcttatccagagcgacttacacaactttttacactgCAGCCATTTGTACacctggatatatactgaagcaatgcaggttacgtaccttgctcaagggtacgacggcagtgtcctacctgggaccTCTCGTgctacaagaccagttccttacccattatactactaTCAATACGAACTACTGcaacataaaaatgtgtgtgtgtgtacaaatgcAGATCATTTTACTAGCAGGCACATTTAACCAATGTGGCCATTGGTTactggtttttttgttgttgtaaaggAATGCTGCCCTCTGTTGGTCACGGCAGGTATGTGTTCAGCGCAGATGGCGTCAGAGTGAACTGTGGAGGCGGAGCTTGAGAACAGTGGCGTGGTTGTCCTATGGAAGACTGCTTTGTTTATAAACTAGTGACATCCCGTAGTTTAAGCCGTGATGCATTCAGACGTTGATGCCTCGaatgtggcagtgtgtgtgagtgacagagtgagacAGGAGGAAATGGGCTTGTACAGTAGTTCGATTCGTAGGCTGTTACCTTTGGGAGGTACTTACCGGAATTGTCAGTATATACAGCTGTAAATGGTACAAAgtatgtatgtgttgtgtaGTGCTGTAAAGCGCGGAGCATAATGAtgatgtgtgagtatgtgtgtgtttgtgtgtgagtatgtgtgggtgtgtttttgtgtgtatatgtgtgggggcgtgtgtgtgtttgtgtgtatatgtctgtgtgtgcgcgtgcagatgtgtttgtgtgtgagtgagtacgtgtatgtttgtgtgtttgtggggaccCACCAGTGTCAGGCACGTCTGTGGGTCTCATGATGCGGCGGATCTGCTCCATGGACTGCAGATCGGGGGAGAGGCCTGCGTGGAAAGACATGATTGACAGCTGAGCCTCAGGCCAAAGGGTCTCTCTCATTACAGCACGGAAAGCGGCACTCGGACAAATGGCTTAGAAACTGGACCGGACAGACACAAAGATggccaacacagacacacacacaggcttataAGGACATGTACAAAGACGGACAAGGACTACAGGCTGCCAGCTagaacacacgcatacacgggGAGATTCAAACGTATATAGACAGGTGTTACAGACAGACCATACACAAACATGGAGAGATTCAGACATTTACAGTCGgctagtacacacacacacattcatacatgtacatacaggtATAACTGACAGCTAGTGTACATGCACAGATAGATTTAGACATGTACAGACAGctagtgtacacacacaaggagAGATTCAGTCGTGTACAGACAGGCTGatcatacagacagacagacagacagcaggctaCCGTACCTCCATGGCAGCAGAAGATCTTCTCGTCCACGATGGCGGCGATGGGCAGGCAGTTGAAGCAGTCTGTGAAGGTCTTCCACAGCTTGATGTTGAACCGTCGCTTGCCTGAAGTGGAGAACACGTAAAAACATGagacgtgtttgtgtgtctcgtGTGGATGCttttgggttgtgtgtgtgtctcgctCTCATCATAGAAGCCATAGAGgtggttgatgtgtgtgtgtcatacacTAATCATAAATTTAGTTTTTTGCGAGCATGTGCAATGTATATAACAGTCGACGTGGAAaccatacgtgtgtgtgtgtgtctcacttCACAGATGAGGCTCGTGTGTGTTTATTATACTCTTCAAAGATgagcttggtgtgtgtgtgcgcacgcagtTTCACACTTGTCGTAGAAGCCATAGATGCGGttgggtgtgcgggtgtgtgtgtgtgtgtgcgcgcgcattaGCGAGCGCTCTTGCACTCGTCGTAGAAGCCGTAGATGCagttgggctgtgtgtgtggctacgTGCGCAGTCCGGGAAGCGAgatggttgcgtgtgtgtgtaccgcTCGCTTACCGTCAGAAGCCGTAGATgcagctgggtgtgtgtgtgtgtgtgtgtacatgcgctCGCTCTCACACTTGCCGTAGAAGCCGTAGATGTGGTTGGGTgtatgtgcgggtgtgtgtgtgtgtgtgtgtgtgcgcgcgcgctcTCACACTAGTCGTAGAAGCCGTAGATGCGGTTGGGTGTATGtgcgggtgggtgtgtgtgtgcgcgtgcgtgcgtgtgtgtgtgtgtgtgtgtgtgtgtgtgtgtgtgtacgtgcgctcGCTCTCACACTCGTCGTAGAAGCCGTAGATgcggttgggtgtgtgtgtgtgtgtgtgtgtacatgcgctCGCTCTCACACTCGTCGTAGAAGCGTAGATGGgtgggttgtggtgtgtgtgtgtgtgatagatgcGTGGGGGGTGCATGCGCTCTCACACTCGTCGTAGAAGCCGTAGATGCGGTTGATGGAGGCGCACTCGTGGTTGCCGCGCAGCAGGAAGAAGTTCTCGGGGTACTTGATCTTGTAGGCCAGCAGCAGGCAGATGGTCTCCAGGCTCTGCTTGCCTCGGTCCACGTAGTCCCCCAGGAACAGGTAGTTGGCCTCCGGGGGGAAGCCGCCGTACTCGAAGAGCCGCAGCAGGTCTGTGTACTGCCCGTGGATGTCACCTGGGGGAGGAGTTAACAGACGcattacagacagacagttgGGGCCCCACGGGCTCGTGTCAAAGTCGAAAAAAGATTTGGACAGCGCTTCTGCACAGTTGTCTGTAATGTTGTCCCGGGGCTGGGAGCGCATTGGTtctcctctgactcatgtctgtgtgagcgcgATTTGTGAACTGCAGCGTGATAAGAAATAAGGCAGTTCCAATGCGTTCCTGAATAAACAATAGAGGCCTTGATGTGTGCTGTCGTGCAAGCATGACTGGACGTCCTGAACTGGGAGTAAAGGGGAGcagatgcttttttatttatacaacaTAAAACAGGGTCTTAAACGGGATTCCAAACtgcctaaaataaaaaaaattacgcTAGGGGACTAATCGAAAAGTATGCACGAATCCACACGGACCGTGCTTCTCTGATTCCGTTTTTATCGCTTCGTTCACCAGCGGTGCTGTTCagtacacacacccctcacgccccacccccacttgAGGCTGGTACAAGGGACTCCATCGCGTCTCACACGCTTCTCCTCAGAGACACAAGCCCCCTTTCAGACGCGCCGGCGGTAACGAACGGCGCCGGCGGGCGGCCTGCCGctgacgtctctctctctctcttctgtggaAGTCTCCAGCTGCAAGCGGTTACGGAAGCACCCGGAAACAAACGCCTCCGCAAAGGTCAACCCTGTTTACTCGGCCAGCAGGGAACCGAACACAATTAGATCGCTCACTTTGCTtgtcttgttttctttgtgaCCCACACCCAAGTGAATTAGTCCGTACGCACGCCACACTTTTTTTTAGAGTTGGTGTTTTTCCACTGCTGTGTAATAACCTTctagtcacacagacacacacacacacacacacacacacttacacacacattatgtttGATATTTGCTGTCTTCCCTGgatttaatggattttttttttattacattgaaGACCGGGCTTGTTACAGTACAGAAGAGCTGACGCAGGGGGTTTGCTTTCTGCTGAGCCCGACCGTTCAGCCCAGGTGGACCGCCTTCGTAAGGCCATAAATTACAATCCTGCCCGCGCGCTACGCTAACGACCAGAGCTTCATCACAAGGAGAACTAATTAAAACAAGAGCGACTGGTTGAAACTAGAATCTGCATATTAAAGACGTCCAGATTTCCAACCAGAACAAGCCGTCCTGTGGCCAAggcctggggtggggagggggggtggggtaagtGGAGTTAGGCAAGGAGGTTGGGGTTATTCAATGATGGGAGAAAATGGGCGGAGCTAATACATGTATCAGTGACTCACTAATTTGTACACCAATCAATGCACTCCACTGTGGAGAGAAAAACTTTTTGATTAGTCAACAATTGCCAGGTCATTCTACCCACTGGCGTCATAAAGTTAGCGAGATTAGCCAGGAAGGTTGGGGGTGGAGCTAGACAGAGGATCAGACTCACCGCAGATTTTGAGTGgcgcctccagctccagcaggatTGGCTGGCTGAGGAAGATCTCTCTGGATTTGATGCACAGCCCCCGCACCTCTGCTTCTGTCATCTGCACAATCTTCCCGGGACGGCATCCCCGcactaagagagagagacagacagacagacagatggacatacagacacagagaaacagacagacagacagac
It contains:
- the LOC135250004 gene encoding serine/threonine-protein phosphatase PP1-beta catalytic subunit, whose product is MAEGELDVDSLISRLLEVRGCRPGKIVQMTEAEVRGLCIKSREIFLSQPILLELEAPLKICGDIHGQYTDLLRLFEYGGFPPEANYLFLGDYVDRGKQSLETICLLLAYKIKYPENFFLLRGNHECASINRIYGFYDECKRRFNIKLWKTFTDCFNCLPIAAIVDEKIFCCHGGLSPDLQSMEQIRRIMRPTDVPDTGLLCDLLWSDPDKDVQGWGENDRGVSFTFGADVVSKFLNRHDLDLICRAHQVVEDGYEFFAKRQLVTLFSAPNYCGEFDNAGGMMSVDETLMCSFQILKPSEKKAKYQYGGMNSGRPVTPPRTATPPKKR